The following are encoded together in the Lathyrus oleraceus cultivar Zhongwan6 chromosome 3, CAAS_Psat_ZW6_1.0, whole genome shotgun sequence genome:
- the LOC127130374 gene encoding uncharacterized protein LOC127130374 has protein sequence MSQHQITSDSKTTKSTHKVSAPSMDIHDDEILDVVPLSVIPCEALDLNHPMDASASAYPNQGNISSIPSGSTHATSSKEDIHHIDRVIRNLVTRILDEEHSVKGVSTPLSKMYPSPEVAQHSENNNYSSSFEKDMAAEGLCSLGQTVSGKGKFVASKTVNASHSEKHDVTNDVINLEDDRSDEQEDRLLHHLKPTKTTKKIVGVGPFKSWSKVEVKKRKVREVSKSEEDVEEDVPDISPVKKTTVRKSPVKFVVVHLDNISFHLEGGVAKWKFVIQRRVVVETELGKDVVEVKEVMDLIKTVGLMKTVAGFSQCYEGLVKEFIVNIPEDIADKNSKEFCKVFVRGKCITFSPTVINNFLGRRVEGAGELEATDNEVCREITARHVKGWLIKKHLPDGKLTVKHVEDIVMTSAMKKPTSKVRTIVEL, from the exons atgtcacaacatcaaatTACATCTGATTCAAAAACTACTAAGTCTACTCACAAGGTTAGCGCTCCTTCCATGGACATTCACGATGATGAGATTTTGGATGTGGTTCCTCTATCAGTTATTCCCTGCGAAGCCCTTGATTTAAACCATCCGATGGATGCCTCAGCTTCTGCATACCCCAATCAAGGTAACATCTCTAGTATCCCTTCTGGCTCAACTCATGCCACTAGTTCTAAGGAAGACATACACCACATTGATCGTGTCATAaggaacctagtcactagaatccttGATGAAGAACATTCTGTGAAGGGAGTCTCTACTCCCCTGtctaaaatgtacccctctcctgaggttgcACAACATAGTGAGAATAATAACTATTCCTCCAGTTTTGAGAAGGACATGgctgctgaaggtttgtgctctctAGGGCAAACTGTGTCTGGTAAAGGAAAATTTGTGGCATCTAAAACTGTCAATGCTTCCCATTCTGAGAAGCATGATGTTACAAACGATGTGATTAacctagaggatgataggtcTGATGAGCAAGAGGATAGATtacttcatcacttaaagccaa ctAAAACAACTAAGAAGATTGTTGGTGTTGGTCCTTTcaaatcttggagcaaggttgaagtgaagaagaggaaggttagAGAAGTCTCTAAGTCTGAAGaagatgttgaggaagatgtccctgacatctctcctgtGAAGAAGACCACTGTGAGGAAGTCCCCTGTGAAATTTGTTGTTGTGCATTTGGAtaatatctctttccatcttgaaggTGGAGTTGCCAAatggaaatttgtgattcaaagaaGGGTGGTTGTGGAAACGGAGTTAGGAAAGGATGTTGTTGAagtcaaagaggtcatggacctaatAAAGACTGTTGGGTTGATGAAGACTGTGGCTGGATTCTCTCAGTGCTATGAGGGTTTggttaaggaattcattgtcaacatTCCTGAGGATATTGCTGATAAGAACAGTAAGGAATTTTGCAAAGTATTTGTGAGAGGTAAGTGTATCACATTCTCTCCCACTGTCATTAACAATTTTCTGGGAAGAAGAGTTGAGGGTGCAGGTGAATTGGaagctacagacaatgaggtctgtagagaAATTACAGCAAGGCATGTGAAAGGGTGGCTtattaaaaagcatcttcctgATGGGAAGTTAACTGTCAA AcatgtcgaagacattgtcatgacatctgctatgaAAAAGCCAACCTCAAAAGTTAGAACTATTGTTGAGTTGTAG